A stretch of Macadamia integrifolia cultivar HAES 741 chromosome 7, SCU_Mint_v3, whole genome shotgun sequence DNA encodes these proteins:
- the LOC122084812 gene encoding LOW QUALITY PROTEIN: transmembrane protein 220 (The sequence of the model RefSeq protein was modified relative to this genomic sequence to represent the inferred CDS: substituted 1 base at 1 genomic stop codon), with product MARRFSKTFASCSLLMAFLFAYSASVQFNDPDWYLWIPLYTCASIVNLVNNTFTTSKTIRRIANITSWFGAFLFPRFXEKIICMNLAGFWSFDLENKVVREKLGSGLVVISMFLQLEASSPPNKDDDDSKELDTIPIYVEYGEN from the exons ATGGCAAGAAGATTCTCAAAGACATTCGCTTCATGTTCTCTATTGATGGCTTTTCTGTTTGCTTACTCTGCATCCGTTCAATTCAATGAT CCAGACTGGTACTTGTGGATTCCTCTCTATACATGCGCTTCCATTGTTAACCTGGTTAACAACACCTTCACTACATCCAAAACAATCAGAAGAATTGCAAATATAACCTCTTGGTTTGGAGCTTtcttgtttccaaggttttgAGAGAAGATTATTTGTATGAATTTGGCTGGGTTTTGGTCCTTTGATTTGGAGAATAAAGTGGTTAGAGAGAAATTGGGAAGTGGGTTGGTTGTGATCTCCATGTTTCTGCAACTtgaagcttcatctcctcccaacaAAGACGATGATGATTCAAAGGAACTCGACACCATCCCAATATATGTTGAATACGGCGAAAATTAA
- the LOC122084354 gene encoding BTB/POZ domain-containing protein At3g50780-like: protein MTDFRVTRVEQGQTKIRSVPIAVTPEGFWCCPSPVVFQKNLKAQNPRTKPKPKSTPPPRIDPVQKKQASLTERNLASNSSRMKFVSDDLGSLVPDNSGLNPSVVTEKPSKPKVENLQRKLAIEFGEPGTSDLKVVLFGKPAFSVKMSVHKYVLVENSSFFAEKLSEKQSPLCRLEIDDCEDVESYVEVVGLMYCKEMKERLIKQSVSRVLRILKVAELLGFISCMQSCLEHLEAVPWVGEEEEKVVSSVLRLQGESIGVTPVLKRVTSDVSNSPTGTLLLIMELVIKSNEERGRREMKSLVLGLLRENNKLSANGSSHDICNENAYNLCRSCLDALLLLFRQAAEPGFSDKSMDSKGPVAKHIALEADNILWLLEILSERRAADEFVLMWANQQELATLHSRLPTVSRHLVSCTTARLFIGIGRGEILPSKDTRLLLLQTWLQPLIDDYSWLQHGCRSFDRKVVEEGIGRTILTLPLEDQQSILLAWLGNFLKVGDNCPSLHRAFEIWWRRTFIRPYVELQGN from the exons ATGACTGATTTTAGAGTTACAAGAGTAGAACAGGGTCAGACCAAGATCAGAAGTGTGCCCATTGCTGTAACACCAGAAGGGTTTTGGTGCTGTCCCTCTCCAGTTGTGTTTCAGAAGAACCTCAAAGCTCAAAATCCTCggaccaaacccaaacccaaatccaCCCCTCCTCCACGCATAGACCCTGTTCAGAAGAAGCAAGCATCCCTGACTGAGAGAAACCTGGCTTCCAACTCATCAAGAATGAAATTTGTTTCTGATGATCTAGGATCTTTAGTACCTGATAATTCTGGTCTTAATCCATCTGTGGTTACTGAGAAACCATCGAAACCCAAAGTTGAGAATTTGCAGCGGAAGCTGGCAATTGAGTTTGGAGAACCTGGAACCAGTGATTTGAAGGTGGTTTTATTTGGAAAACCGGCGTTTTCTGTGAAGATGAGTGTTCATAAGTATGTTTTGGTTGAAAATAGCAGTTTCTTTGCTGAAAAGCTCTCTGAAAAACAGTCTCCTTTGTGCCGTCTTGAAATTGATGATTGTGAAGATGTGGAGAGTTATGTGGAAGTCGTGGGATTGATGTATTGCaaagaaatgaaggaaaggTTGATCAAACAAAGTGTTTCACGGGTGCTCCGTATTCTCAAG GTTGCTGAATTGCTTGGGTTCATCTCATGCATGCAGTCATGTTTGGAACACCTAGAAGCAGTCCCTTGggttggggaagaagaagagaaggtggTCTCATCAGTCCTACGTCTCCAGGGTGAGAGTATAGGAGTCACACCAGTGTTAAAACGGGTAACTTCTGATGTCTCCAACTCTCCCACTGGCACACTTCTCCTTATAATGGAACTAGTCATCAAGAGCAATGAGGAGAGAGGCCGTCGAGAGATGAAATCTTTGGTACTTGGGCTCCTGAGGGAGAATAACAAACTTTCTGCCAATGGCAGCTCACATGACATCTGCAATGAAAATGCATACAACTTATGCAGAAGCTGTTTGGATGCACTGTTGCTTTTGTTCAGGCAAGCTGCAGAACCAGGATTTAGTGATAAATCTATGGACAGCAAAGGACCCGTGGCAAAGCATATAGCTCTAGAAGCTGATAACATCCTATGGTTGCTTGAGATTCTATCTGAGAGGCGAGCAGCAGATGAGTTTGTGCTGATGTGGGCGAACCAGCAAGAGTTGGCAACACTTCACTCAAGGCTGCCAACAGTGTCTCGCCATCTTGTTAGCTGCACAACCGCAAGGTTATTCATTGGAATAGGAAGAGGGGAGATACTTCCATCAAAGGATACACGGCTACTACTATTACAAACATGGTTACAGCCATTGATTGACGACTACAGCTGGTTGCAGCATGGTTGCAGATCATTTGATCGAAAGGTGGTTGAAGAAGGAATTGGTCGGACTATACTGACACTGCCACTGGAAGATCAGCAGAGCATTTTACTGGCATGGTTGGGTAATTTCTTGAAAGTGGGTGACAATTGCCCAAGTCTCCATAGAGCCTTTGAGATCTGGTGGAGGAGGACTTTTATTAGGCCTTATGTGGAACTGCAGGGAAATTAA